A window of Salvelinus sp. IW2-2015 unplaced genomic scaffold, ASM291031v2 Un_scaffold65, whole genome shotgun sequence contains these coding sequences:
- the LOC112068060 gene encoding thiol S-methyltransferase TMT1A-like — protein MTYLMRNFLMNFCKLICLAITLPLQLMEFLGLYGMYKRLFPLLAYNITFSYNDKMHENKRNLFRDLCKFCNTDGTLRLLEIGCGSGANFKYYPYGCTVICTDPNPHFEKYLQMSMTASNHLTYESFMVASGEDLMAVQDESVDVVVCTLVLCSVNNVPQVLDEARRILRKGGALYFLEHVESEPSSWIYFFQHMFQPMWYYLGDGCMVTRATWRDLEAAGFSEIQLRHIEAPRVTFMIKPHILGYAIK, from the exons ATGACATATCTTATGAGGAACTTCTTGATGAACTTCTGCAAGCTAATTTGTTTGGCGATAACCTTACCTCTCCAACTAATGGAGTTTTTGGGCTTATATGGCATGTACAAGCGTTTGTTTCCGCTTCTTGCTTACAATATCACTTTTTCATACAACGACAAAATGCACGAAAACAAGAGGAACCTTTTCCGAGACTTGTGTAAATTCTGCAACACGGACGGTACACTTCGACTTCTGGAGATTGGCTGTGGTAGTGGGGCCAACTTCAAATACTACCCATACGGTTGCACGGTCATTTGCACAGACCCCAACCCTCACTTTGAGAAGTACCTGCAGATGAGTATGACAGCAAGCAACCACCTGACCTATGAAAGCTTCATGGTTGCCTCAGGAGAGGACCTGATGGCAGTGCAAGATGAGTCAGTGGATGTTGTTGTCTGCACGCTTGTGCTGTGTTCCGTCAACAACGTGCCACAGGTACTGGATGAGGCAAGACGGATACTCCGAAAA GGTGGTGCTCTGTACTTTCTGGAGCATGTAGAGTCAGAACCCTCCTCTTGGATATACTTCTTCCAGCACATGTTCCAGCCGATGTGGTACTACCTGGGGGATGGCTGCATGGTTACCAGGGCAACGTGGAGAGATTTGGAGGCTGCTGGGTTCTCAGAGATCCAGCTCCGACACATTGAGGCTCCGCGGGTCACTTTCATGATCAAACCGCACATCCTTGGATATGCCATCAAGTGA